Proteins encoded together in one Cellulomonas gilvus ATCC 13127 window:
- a CDS encoding TetR/AcrR family transcriptional regulator has protein sequence MSSATETTASSGRMSSDQRREQILAAARRVFAEGGYGATTDEVARAAGVSQPYVVRLFGSKRELFAAAYQAATGEVLTALGAVPAGPDAERLMGQAYLSLIVDRDLLRLLMHGFIAGTEDEVGRAARHCLGESFRLYSERTGATPDEARQFVAFGMLLNVLVAVDAEAHRGQDEGLDGLTDCVALTAQRVAE, from the coding sequence ATGAGCTCAGCCACGGAGACGACCGCGTCGAGCGGTCGCATGTCCTCCGACCAGCGCCGCGAGCAGATCCTGGCGGCCGCGCGGCGGGTGTTCGCCGAGGGCGGGTACGGTGCGACGACCGACGAGGTGGCGCGCGCTGCGGGCGTCTCGCAGCCCTACGTGGTCCGCCTGTTCGGGTCGAAGCGTGAGCTGTTCGCGGCGGCGTACCAGGCCGCGACGGGCGAGGTGCTGACCGCGCTGGGCGCGGTGCCCGCAGGCCCGGACGCCGAGCGGCTCATGGGTCAGGCCTACCTGTCCCTGATCGTCGACCGTGACCTCCTGCGGCTGCTCATGCACGGGTTCATCGCGGGCACCGAGGACGAGGTCGGGCGCGCCGCGCGGCACTGCCTGGGGGAGTCGTTCCGGCTCTACTCGGAGCGGACGGGTGCGACGCCCGACGAGGCCCGCCAGTTCGTGGCGTTCGGCATGCTGCTGAACGTCCTCGTCGCGGTCGACGCCGAGGCGCACCGCGGTCAGGACGAGGGCCTCGACGGGCTCACGGACTGCGTGGCGCTCACGGCGCAGCGGGTCGCCGAGTGA
- the truB gene encoding tRNA pseudouridine(55) synthase TruB yields MNRPPAADRPRRPTAPDGFVVVDKLQGLTSHDVVARMRRLAGTRKVGHAGTLDPMATGVLVVGIGRATKLLTYVVGADKEYRATIRLGVTTTTEDAEGDVVAVVDAGHVTLQDVAAAARTLTGAVLQVPSAVSAIKVDGRRAYARVRDGEEVVLAARPVTVHEFEVGPARSSAVDGHAVLDVDVRVVVSSGTYVRALARDLGAALGVGGHLTALRRTRVGGYLLSEARTLEDLGATPDDVPLTVTPLADAARATFPVRTLTEQEERALGYGQAIGCAAPADARAHSVVDQVVAGIGPSGTLVALLADRDGRTRPVLVLAPA; encoded by the coding sequence GTGAACCGCCCCCCGGCCGCCGACCGGCCGCGCCGACCCACCGCGCCCGACGGGTTCGTGGTGGTCGACAAGCTGCAGGGCCTGACGTCGCACGACGTGGTCGCGCGCATGCGGCGGCTGGCCGGCACCCGCAAGGTGGGCCACGCCGGCACGCTCGACCCGATGGCCACGGGCGTCCTGGTGGTCGGCATCGGACGCGCCACCAAGCTCCTCACGTACGTGGTGGGTGCGGACAAGGAGTACCGCGCGACCATCCGCCTGGGCGTGACGACGACGACCGAGGACGCCGAGGGTGACGTGGTCGCGGTGGTCGACGCCGGGCACGTGACGCTCCAGGACGTGGCCGCCGCCGCCCGCACGCTGACCGGTGCCGTCCTGCAGGTGCCCAGCGCGGTCTCGGCCATCAAGGTCGACGGCCGGCGCGCGTACGCGCGCGTGCGCGACGGCGAGGAGGTCGTGCTGGCGGCACGGCCCGTCACCGTGCACGAGTTCGAGGTCGGGCCCGCCCGCTCATCCGCGGTCGACGGCCACGCTGTCCTCGACGTCGACGTGCGCGTGGTGGTCTCGTCGGGCACGTACGTGCGGGCGCTGGCGCGCGACCTGGGTGCGGCGCTCGGTGTGGGGGGCCACCTGACCGCGCTGCGCCGGACGCGCGTGGGCGGCTACCTGCTGTCCGAGGCCCGCACGCTCGAGGACCTCGGCGCGACGCCCGACGACGTGCCGCTCACCGTGACGCCGCTCGCGGACGCGGCGCGGGCCACGTTCCCCGTGCGCACCCTGACCGAGCAGGAGGAGCGCGCGCTCGGGTACGGGCAGGCCATCGGATGCGCCGCACCCGCCGACGCTCGCGCGCACAGCGTGGTGGACCAGGTCGTGGCGGGCATCGGGCCGAGCGGCACGCTCGTCGCGCTGCTCGCGGACCGTGACGGGCGCACCCGACCGGTGCTGGTGCTCGCGCCCGCCTGA
- a CDS encoding DUF4439 domain-containing protein produces the protein MTTPDAARSTRTDVAGVTSARLGAALLAALVALVLAGCGLRPETPPPVEPSPDAVEQVRGRTVADALEIADAATSAAAGADVDDELRALLEQVAQVADQHAEQLGGTYDSGLPRPEVTPTSARAAVLATPADVLGMLGEAADEALRDADALEDGALARLVGSVAVSRADLGARLADALEVDSPAPVPADEQTVPETVAPESAAPLARAHDEAGFAFEVVAAHLTGKQRAAAREAAQRARTLGAAWATAAGIADGPQDPRLAAYALPVGLDDDAVLDQLERTVLGGVADAYAAALAREPAGGRVAYLDGLLRAVTDARAAGAAAAAFPGLPEQAEAAAS, from the coding sequence ATGACCACGCCTGACGCCGCCCGATCCACCCGCACCGACGTGGCGGGCGTCACGTCCGCGCGCCTCGGTGCGGCGCTCCTCGCCGCGCTCGTGGCCCTGGTCCTGGCGGGTTGTGGGCTGCGCCCCGAGACCCCGCCCCCGGTCGAGCCGTCGCCGGACGCGGTCGAGCAGGTGCGCGGACGCACCGTGGCGGACGCGCTCGAGATCGCCGACGCCGCGACGTCCGCCGCCGCCGGGGCGGACGTGGACGACGAGCTGCGCGCGCTGCTCGAGCAGGTCGCGCAGGTCGCCGACCAGCACGCCGAGCAGCTCGGCGGCACCTACGACTCGGGCCTCCCGCGTCCCGAGGTCACCCCGACGTCGGCGCGCGCCGCCGTGCTCGCGACCCCGGCGGACGTGCTCGGGATGCTCGGCGAGGCCGCGGACGAGGCGCTGCGCGACGCCGACGCGCTCGAGGACGGCGCGCTCGCACGCCTGGTCGGTTCGGTCGCGGTCAGCCGCGCCGACCTCGGCGCGCGCCTCGCGGACGCGCTCGAGGTCGACTCCCCCGCACCCGTCCCGGCCGACGAGCAGACCGTCCCCGAGACGGTGGCGCCGGAGTCCGCCGCGCCGCTGGCCCGCGCGCACGACGAGGCCGGCTTCGCGTTCGAGGTCGTGGCCGCCCACCTCACGGGCAAGCAGCGCGCGGCCGCACGCGAGGCTGCGCAGCGCGCGCGCACGCTCGGCGCCGCATGGGCCACGGCGGCCGGGATCGCCGACGGCCCGCAGGACCCGCGGCTCGCGGCGTACGCGCTGCCGGTGGGCCTCGACGACGACGCCGTGCTCGACCAGCTCGAGCGCACGGTGCTCGGCGGTGTCGCCGACGCGTACGCCGCCGCGCTCGCGCGCGAACCCGCGGGCGGCCGCGTGGCCTACCTCGACGGTCTGCTGCGCGCGGTCACCGACGCGCGCGCGGCGGGCGCGGCGGCCGCCGCCTTCCCGGGGCTGCCCGAGCAGGCGGAGGCCGCCGCCTCCTGA
- the rbfA gene encoding 30S ribosome-binding factor RbfA: MADTGRARKLAERVQQVVAQMLDTRVKDPRLGFVTVTEVRVTGDLQHADVYYTVLGDDEARADSAKALESAKGIIRSEVGKQTGIRLTPTLAFHLDAVPETAAHLEEALAAAARRDAEVQRLAAAATYAGDADPYRRPGEGDEEHGERP; the protein is encoded by the coding sequence GTGGCAGATACCGGACGGGCGCGCAAGCTGGCCGAGCGGGTCCAGCAGGTGGTCGCGCAGATGCTCGACACGCGTGTGAAGGACCCGCGGCTCGGGTTCGTGACGGTCACCGAGGTCCGGGTGACCGGCGACCTGCAGCATGCGGACGTGTACTACACGGTGCTCGGCGACGACGAGGCGCGCGCGGACAGCGCGAAGGCGCTCGAGTCCGCCAAGGGCATCATCCGGTCCGAGGTCGGCAAGCAGACCGGGATCCGGCTGACGCCGACGCTCGCGTTCCACCTCGACGCGGTGCCGGAGACGGCGGCGCACCTCGAGGAGGCGCTGGCCGCGGCCGCTCGTCGGGACGCGGAGGTGCAGCGGCTCGCTGCCGCGGCGACCTACGCGGGCGATGCGGACCCCTACCGGCGCCCGGGCGAGGGCGACGAGGAGCACGGCGAGCGTCCCTGA
- the infB gene encoding translation initiation factor IF-2 produces the protein MAKLRVYELAKELGVDSKTIMTKLTEMGEFVRSASSTIEPPVVRKLRDVYPASGGASAAPAPARPAAPAAARPAAPAPAAPAPAAAAPAAPAAPAPAAPAPARPAAATPSAPAATPAPAAPAPSAPAPAPAAPRQPAAGGTGGRPAAPGARPGAPRPAGRPGNNPFAPSQGMPRPGGGGDRPGGDRSGGRPGGPRPGNNPFAPSQGMPRPGERRAEAAAPGAAATDRPGGPRPAPRPGGPRPNPGMMPGRTSSGVGRPGERPARPGGAGGAGGGRGGYGGRPGGGGAPGAGGGGGFAGRPGGGGGRPGGAGRGSTQGAFGRAGGRPVRGRKSKRAKRQEFEQMQAPSLGGVQVPRGNGSTVVRLRHGSSLNDFADKIDANPASLVTVLFHLGEMATATQSLDEDTFGALATELGYVIEMVSAEEEDRELLGAFDIDLEAEEAGESDEDLAPRPPVVTVMGHVDHGKTKLLDAIRSTDVVAGEAGGITQHIGAYQVTKEHEGRERPITFIDTPGHEAFTAMRARGAQVTDIAILVVAADDGVMPQTIEALNHAQAANVPIVVAVNKVDKEGANPAKIRQQLTEYNLVAEEYGGDTMFVDVSAKQGMGIDELLEAVLLTADAALDLRANPDKDARGVAIEANLDKGRGSVATVLVQSGTLRVGDAIVAGTAYGRVRAMFDEHGVTVTEAGPSRPVQVLGLASVPSAGDTLLVAPEERTARQIAEKREAAERAALLAKRRKRISLEDFTQALAQGKVETLNLVIKGDVSGAVEALEDALLKIDVGEEVELRVIHRGVGAITQNDVNLATVDSAIIIGFNVKYAERVEELADREGVDVRFYSVIYQAIDDVEAALKGMLKPEYEEAQLGTAEVREIFRSSKFGNIAGSIVRSGEIRRNSKARVLRGGKLIADNLTIESLKRFKDDATEVREGYECGIGLGSYNDLQLEDIIETFEMREKPRS, from the coding sequence GTGGCCAAGCTTCGCGTCTACGAGCTCGCGAAAGAGCTCGGGGTCGACAGCAAGACCATCATGACGAAGCTCACCGAGATGGGTGAGTTCGTCCGTTCGGCGTCCTCGACGATCGAGCCGCCCGTCGTGCGCAAGCTGCGCGACGTCTACCCCGCGTCCGGGGGTGCCTCCGCGGCACCGGCCCCGGCGCGTCCGGCTGCCCCGGCAGCGGCCCGTCCGGCTGCGCCGGCGCCCGCCGCCCCGGCACCCGCGGCTGCCGCACCCGCGGCTCCGGCCGCACCCGCTCCGGCCGCCCCGGCGCCGGCCCGCCCGGCCGCCGCCACGCCGTCGGCCCCCGCCGCGACGCCCGCACCCGCGGCGCCGGCACCCTCGGCCCCGGCGCCCGCTCCGGCGGCGCCGCGCCAGCCCGCAGCAGGTGGCACGGGCGGCCGCCCGGCCGCACCCGGTGCGCGTCCCGGTGCGCCGCGTCCCGCGGGCCGTCCCGGCAACAACCCGTTCGCGCCCTCGCAGGGCATGCCCCGTCCCGGTGGCGGCGGCGACCGTCCCGGCGGCGACCGCTCCGGCGGGCGTCCCGGTGGGCCGCGTCCGGGCAACAACCCCTTCGCGCCCTCGCAGGGCATGCCCCGGCCCGGCGAGCGCCGTGCCGAGGCCGCCGCTCCCGGCGCCGCCGCGACCGACCGCCCCGGCGGTCCCCGTCCGGCGCCGCGTCCCGGCGGCCCGCGTCCCAACCCCGGCATGATGCCCGGCCGCACGTCCTCGGGCGTCGGCCGTCCCGGTGAGCGTCCCGCGCGCCCGGGTGGTGCCGGTGGCGCGGGCGGCGGTCGCGGCGGTTACGGCGGTCGTCCCGGTGGTGGCGGTGCGCCCGGTGCCGGTGGTGGCGGCGGCTTCGCCGGTCGCCCCGGCGGCGGTGGCGGTCGTCCCGGCGGTGCCGGTCGTGGCTCGACGCAGGGTGCGTTCGGCCGCGCAGGCGGTCGTCCCGTCCGTGGCCGGAAGTCGAAGCGGGCCAAGCGCCAGGAGTTCGAGCAGATGCAGGCGCCGTCGCTCGGCGGCGTGCAGGTCCCGCGCGGCAACGGCTCGACCGTCGTCCGCCTGCGTCACGGCTCGTCGCTGAACGACTTCGCGGACAAGATCGACGCCAACCCGGCGTCGCTCGTCACGGTGCTGTTCCACCTCGGTGAGATGGCCACCGCGACGCAGTCGCTCGACGAGGACACGTTCGGCGCGCTGGCCACCGAGCTCGGCTACGTCATCGAGATGGTCTCCGCCGAGGAGGAGGACCGCGAGCTGCTCGGGGCCTTCGACATCGACCTGGAGGCCGAGGAGGCGGGCGAGTCCGACGAGGACCTCGCCCCGCGTCCGCCGGTCGTCACCGTCATGGGTCACGTCGACCACGGAAAGACCAAGCTGCTCGACGCGATCCGCTCGACGGACGTCGTCGCGGGCGAGGCCGGCGGCATCACGCAGCACATCGGTGCCTACCAGGTCACCAAGGAGCACGAGGGCCGCGAGCGTCCCATCACGTTCATCGACACCCCGGGTCACGAGGCGTTCACCGCCATGCGTGCGCGTGGTGCCCAGGTCACGGACATCGCGATCCTCGTGGTCGCGGCGGACGACGGCGTGATGCCGCAGACCATCGAGGCGCTCAACCACGCGCAGGCCGCGAACGTGCCGATCGTGGTCGCGGTGAACAAGGTGGACAAGGAGGGGGCCAACCCCGCCAAGATCCGCCAGCAGCTCACCGAGTACAACCTGGTGGCCGAGGAGTACGGCGGCGACACGATGTTCGTCGACGTGTCCGCGAAGCAGGGCATGGGCATCGACGAGCTGCTCGAGGCGGTGCTGCTCACCGCGGACGCCGCGCTCGACCTGCGCGCCAACCCGGACAAGGACGCGCGCGGCGTCGCCATCGAGGCGAACCTCGACAAGGGCCGCGGCTCGGTCGCGACCGTCCTGGTCCAGTCCGGCACGCTGCGCGTCGGCGACGCGATCGTCGCGGGCACGGCCTACGGCCGCGTGCGTGCGATGTTCGACGAGCACGGCGTGACCGTCACCGAGGCGGGTCCGTCGCGTCCCGTCCAGGTGCTCGGCCTGGCCTCGGTGCCGTCCGCGGGTGACACCCTGCTGGTGGCGCCCGAGGAGCGCACGGCCCGCCAGATCGCCGAGAAGCGTGAGGCCGCCGAGCGTGCCGCACTCCTGGCCAAGCGTCGCAAGCGCATCAGCCTCGAGGACTTCACGCAGGCGCTCGCGCAGGGCAAGGTCGAGACGCTCAACCTGGTCATCAAGGGTGACGTGTCCGGTGCCGTCGAGGCGCTCGAGGACGCACTGCTCAAGATCGACGTGGGCGAGGAGGTCGAGCTGCGCGTCATCCACCGCGGTGTGGGTGCGATCACGCAGAACGACGTCAACCTCGCGACCGTCGACTCGGCGATCATCATCGGGTTCAACGTCAAGTACGCCGAGCGCGTCGAGGAGCTGGCCGACCGCGAGGGCGTCGACGTGCGCTTCTACTCGGTCATCTACCAGGCGATCGACGACGTCGAGGCCGCGCTCAAGGGCATGCTCAAGCCGGAGTACGAGGAGGCGCAGCTCGGCACCGCCGAGGTCCGCGAGATCTTCCGCTCCTCGAAGTTCGGCAACATCGCCGGCTCGATCGTGCGCTCCGGGGAGATCCGACGGAACTCCAAGGCGCGCGTGCTGCGCGGCGGCAAGCTCATCGCGGACAACCTCACGATCGAGTCGCTCAAGCGGTTCAAGGACGACGCGACCGAGGTCCGCGAGGGCTACGAGTGCGGTATCGGTCTCGGCTCGTACAACGACCTGCAGCTCGAGGACATCATCGAGACGTTCGAGATGCGGGAGAAGCCCCGGTCCTGA
- a CDS encoding MFS transporter: MSDTLPGPVPAAAGRSRRPVGTAVALLAASLPMFMATLDNLVMTTALPVLRTELDASLQELQWMVNAYTLSFASLMIAAATLGDRLGRRRVFVGGIALFALASVASALAGSPEQLIAARTLQGVGAAAVMPLSLTLLAAAVPPARRAMAIGIWGAVSGVGVALGPVIGGAVVEGISWQAIFWINVPVAVVAVPLVLRALPESRGRRQRIDVPGLLLAGSGVLAVVWAVVNGNDHGWGSGRVVGALVAGAVLLVGFLRREVGTDHPLVPLHLFRVRSFSVANGSAFLFSVGVFGTVFVLSQYLQVAMGYSPLEAGLRTLPWTAAPMLVAPVAGLLAPRLGVRPLLTTGLALQAVGLAWMAAVVSQTSGYADIVPGLALAGIGMGLTFAPAATAVLADMAPDDHGTASSVNATLREVGGAIGVAVIVAVFQAADGTLTPDGYVQGLQPAAFVGAATVGVGALVAALMPRATGRLAGTVVSTGEVQHAPTDVAPQHDDEPVLAGR, translated from the coding sequence ATGTCCGACACCCTCCCGGGGCCGGTCCCGGCAGCCGCCGGCCGTTCGCGGCGTCCGGTCGGCACCGCAGTCGCGCTGCTCGCGGCGTCGCTGCCCATGTTCATGGCCACGCTCGACAACCTCGTCATGACCACCGCCCTGCCCGTGCTGCGCACCGAGCTCGACGCCTCGCTGCAGGAGCTGCAGTGGATGGTCAACGCGTACACGCTCTCGTTCGCGTCGCTCATGATCGCGGCGGCCACGCTGGGCGACCGGCTCGGACGACGCCGCGTGTTCGTCGGCGGAATCGCGCTGTTCGCGCTCGCCTCGGTCGCGTCGGCCCTCGCGGGGTCGCCCGAGCAGCTGATCGCCGCCCGCACGCTCCAGGGCGTCGGCGCGGCGGCCGTCATGCCGCTGTCCCTCACGCTCCTGGCCGCCGCGGTGCCGCCCGCGCGCCGCGCCATGGCGATCGGCATCTGGGGAGCGGTGTCCGGCGTGGGCGTCGCGCTGGGCCCGGTCATCGGCGGTGCGGTGGTCGAGGGGATCTCCTGGCAGGCCATCTTCTGGATCAACGTCCCCGTCGCCGTCGTCGCGGTCCCGCTCGTCCTGCGCGCACTGCCCGAGTCGCGCGGGCGCCGGCAGCGCATCGACGTGCCCGGGCTCCTGCTGGCCGGGTCGGGCGTGCTCGCGGTGGTGTGGGCCGTGGTCAACGGCAACGACCACGGCTGGGGCTCGGGTCGCGTCGTCGGCGCTCTGGTCGCCGGCGCGGTCCTGCTCGTCGGCTTCCTGCGCCGGGAGGTCGGGACCGACCACCCGCTCGTCCCGCTCCACCTGTTCCGCGTGCGCTCGTTCTCGGTCGCCAACGGCAGCGCGTTCCTGTTCTCGGTGGGCGTGTTCGGCACGGTGTTCGTGCTCTCGCAGTACCTGCAGGTCGCGATGGGCTACAGCCCGCTCGAGGCCGGGCTGCGCACGCTGCCGTGGACCGCCGCGCCGATGCTCGTCGCGCCCGTCGCCGGGCTCCTCGCACCGCGCCTCGGCGTCCGCCCGCTGCTCACCACCGGGCTCGCGCTCCAGGCCGTGGGACTCGCGTGGATGGCGGCCGTCGTCAGCCAGACCTCGGGCTACGCGGACATCGTCCCGGGCCTCGCGCTCGCCGGCATCGGCATGGGCCTGACGTTCGCGCCCGCCGCGACCGCCGTGCTCGCCGACATGGCACCGGACGACCACGGCACCGCGAGCTCGGTCAACGCCACGCTGCGCGAGGTGGGCGGTGCGATCGGCGTCGCCGTCATCGTGGCCGTGTTCCAGGCGGCCGACGGCACGCTCACCCCGGACGGCTACGTCCAGGGCCTGCAGCCCGCGGCGTTCGTGGGCGCCGCGACCGTCGGCGTCGGCGCACTGGTCGCGGCCCTCATGCCCCGCGCCACCGGGCGTCTGGCGGGCACGGTCGTCTCGACCGGCGAGGTGCAGCACGCGCCCACCGACGTCGCCCCGCAGCACGACGACGAGCCGGTGCTCGCGGGCCGCTGA
- a CDS encoding YlxR family protein — MSRRGGRLLEAGPDARQSPRAASRATTGPLDSSDASARTSSGPVRTCVGCRATGPRSALLRVVAATSPAGSPALVVDVGRRMPGRGAWLHPELACLELATRRRAFGRALRLQEPPDATAVRDHLEQQVTAPVSPASTVDEGSGLEADGLPMSTHR, encoded by the coding sequence GTGAGCCGCCGCGGGGGTAGACTCCTGGAGGCTGGGCCGGACGCCCGGCAGTCCCCGCGCGCGGCTTCGCGTGCAACCACGGGTCCCCTCGACTCCTCCGACGCCTCGGCGCGGACGTCGTCGGGCCCGGTGCGCACGTGCGTGGGATGCCGAGCCACCGGACCACGATCCGCCCTGCTGAGGGTGGTCGCCGCCACGTCCCCCGCGGGTTCGCCCGCGCTGGTCGTGGACGTCGGCCGCCGGATGCCGGGCAGGGGTGCCTGGCTGCACCCCGAACTTGCTTGTCTCGAGCTCGCGACGCGCCGTCGCGCGTTCGGGCGGGCCCTGCGGCTGCAGGAGCCCCCCGACGCCACTGCCGTGCGGGACCACCTCGAGCAGCAGGTCACGGCGCCGGTCTCCCCGGCGTCGACCGTCGATGAAGGAAGCGGGTTGGAAGCCGATGGCCTCCCGATGAGCACGCACCGATGA
- a CDS encoding ribosome maturation factor RimP translates to MVAPTQRVKDVIEPAVTALGLVVEDVHVRRAGGRQVVEVSLGLAEDDERELDLDRVADATSAISDALDASDPVAGEYTLEVGTRGADAPLRERRHYARAVGRAVRVRTASGTTTGRLQELTDDGIVVVPVTPGVKGRPPKIGAPVTIPFGDVTEARVEVDLAGLGPADDDGADDAGLES, encoded by the coding sequence GTGGTCGCACCGACGCAGCGGGTGAAGGACGTGATCGAGCCGGCCGTGACGGCCCTCGGGCTCGTGGTCGAGGACGTGCACGTCCGCCGGGCCGGTGGTCGGCAGGTGGTCGAGGTGTCGCTCGGGCTCGCCGAGGACGACGAGCGTGAGCTGGACCTGGACCGCGTCGCCGACGCGACGTCCGCGATCTCCGATGCGCTCGACGCGAGCGACCCCGTCGCGGGGGAGTACACGCTCGAGGTCGGGACACGCGGTGCGGACGCCCCGCTGCGGGAGCGCCGCCACTACGCGCGCGCCGTCGGCCGGGCCGTCCGGGTGCGGACCGCGTCCGGCACCACGACCGGACGCCTGCAGGAGCTGACGGACGACGGCATCGTCGTCGTCCCCGTGACACCGGGCGTCAAGGGACGCCCGCCGAAGATCGGCGCGCCGGTGACCATCCCGTTCGGGGACGTGACCGAGGCACGCGTCGAGGTGGACCTGGCGGGGCTCGGCCCCGCTGACGACGACGGCGCGGACGACGCCGGACTGGAGAGCTGA
- the nusA gene encoding transcription termination factor NusA — translation MDIDMQALRSLEREREISLDVLVEAIEQALLSAYHRTPGAHQRARVELDRRSGHVTVWARETPAADEDGQPVAEAPEFDDTPAGFGRIATATARQVIVQRLRDAEDDQVLGTFRGKEGEVLGGVIQQGPDPRVVLVDVGGTEAVLPPHEQVPGEQYVHGERIRGYVLEVARGSRGPQVTLSRSHPNLVRKLFELEVPEVADGTVDITALAREAGHRTKMAVRANVAGVNAKGACIGPMGGRVRAVMAELHGEKIDIVDHSDDPAEMVAHALSPARVVSVTVVDEAARAARVVVPDYQLSLAIGKEGQNARLAAKLTGWRIDIRSDAEAPAGPADA, via the coding sequence ATGGACATCGACATGCAGGCGCTGCGCTCGCTCGAGCGCGAGCGTGAGATCAGCCTCGACGTGCTGGTCGAGGCGATCGAGCAGGCGCTCCTGTCCGCCTACCACCGCACGCCCGGTGCGCACCAGCGCGCGCGCGTCGAGCTGGACCGCCGCTCGGGGCACGTGACCGTGTGGGCCCGGGAGACGCCCGCGGCCGACGAGGACGGGCAGCCCGTCGCCGAGGCGCCCGAGTTCGACGACACGCCCGCGGGCTTCGGGCGGATCGCGACCGCGACCGCGCGCCAGGTGATCGTGCAGCGCCTGCGCGACGCCGAGGACGACCAGGTGCTGGGCACGTTCCGCGGCAAGGAGGGCGAGGTCCTGGGCGGGGTGATCCAGCAGGGCCCCGACCCGCGCGTGGTGCTCGTGGACGTGGGCGGCACCGAGGCCGTGCTGCCGCCGCACGAGCAGGTGCCGGGCGAGCAGTACGTGCACGGCGAGCGGATCCGCGGCTACGTGCTCGAGGTCGCGCGCGGTTCGCGTGGGCCCCAGGTCACGCTGTCGCGCTCGCACCCCAACCTGGTGCGCAAGCTGTTCGAGCTCGAGGTGCCCGAGGTCGCGGACGGCACGGTCGACATCACGGCGCTCGCGCGTGAGGCGGGACACCGCACCAAGATGGCCGTGCGCGCCAACGTCGCGGGCGTCAACGCCAAGGGCGCGTGCATCGGCCCGATGGGCGGCCGCGTGCGCGCGGTCATGGCCGAGCTGCACGGCGAGAAGATCGACATCGTCGACCACTCGGACGACCCCGCGGAGATGGTCGCGCACGCGCTGTCGCCCGCGCGCGTGGTCTCGGTCACGGTGGTCGACGAGGCCGCACGCGCCGCACGTGTCGTCGTGCCCGACTACCAGCTCTCGCTGGCCATCGGCAAGGAGGGCCAGAACGCCCGCCTCGCCGCGAAGCTCACGGGCTGGCGCATCGACATCCGCTCGGACGCCGAGGCGCCGGCGGGGCCCGCCGACGCGTGA